In Kaistella faecalis, a genomic segment contains:
- a CDS encoding acyl-CoA thioesterase: MNYEDQIKSSETHVFKVVFPNTTNHHNTMFGGKVMEMMDEVAFMTATRFARKSFVTVSCDRIDFKKPIPADTLVELIGRVKYVGNSSLKVSIDIYIEEMYRDMREKAVSGDFTLVAIGEDKKPVKIFEAQELSV, from the coding sequence ATGAATTACGAAGACCAAATTAAATCTTCTGAAACTCACGTTTTTAAAGTCGTTTTTCCCAACACCACCAATCATCACAACACGATGTTCGGAGGCAAAGTTATGGAAATGATGGACGAAGTTGCCTTTATGACGGCCACGCGCTTTGCACGCAAATCTTTTGTTACTGTAAGCTGCGACCGCATCGATTTCAAAAAACCTATTCCTGCAGATACACTGGTTGAACTTATTGGCCGTGTGAAATATGTAGGAAACAGCAGCCTGAAGGTTTCTATCGATATTTACATTGAGGAAATGTACAGGGATATGAGAGAAAAGGCGGTGAGCGGCGATTTTACGCTTGTTGCAATCGGCGAGGATAAGAAGCCTGTGAAGATTTTTGAAGCACAGGAACTGTCTGTTTAA
- a CDS encoding formylglycine-generating enzyme family protein yields the protein MRTSAVFGQMAEIPKGSIELRDDRTKARWTVGIEPFLLSRYLVTQDLYSEVTNENPSTFKGGDLPVETVTFKDAVLFCNKLSDQNDLKPCYATDDESGEIIFDASANGFRLPTEAEWEYACKAGTKGIRYGELESIAWYKENSENKTHKVGKKEPNAWGLYDMLGNVWEWCTDLYDTEVYGSYRIFRGGGFCDAERSVMSTTRRRSHPLKFKIDDLGFRIAQNRPHREP from the coding sequence ATGAGGACGTCAGCTGTTTTTGGCCAAATGGCTGAAATACCCAAAGGAAGTATTGAGCTGCGTGATGACAGAACCAAAGCGCGATGGACGGTTGGTATCGAACCCTTTCTGCTTTCCAGATATCTTGTGACCCAGGACTTATATTCTGAGGTTACCAATGAAAATCCAAGCACTTTTAAAGGAGGTGATCTGCCTGTAGAAACCGTAACTTTTAAGGATGCGGTGCTGTTCTGCAATAAACTTTCGGATCAGAATGACCTGAAACCCTGTTATGCAACTGATGATGAAAGCGGAGAAATCATCTTTGATGCATCAGCAAACGGCTTCCGCTTACCCACAGAAGCCGAATGGGAATATGCCTGCAAAGCAGGGACAAAAGGAATACGGTACGGTGAACTGGAATCAATTGCCTGGTATAAAGAGAACTCAGAAAACAAAACCCATAAGGTGGGAAAGAAGGAACCCAATGCCTGGGGACTCTATGATATGCTGGGCAATGTGTGGGAATGGTGTACAGACCTTTACGACACCGAAGTTTATGGCTCTTACCGTATTTTCCGTGGGGGAGGTTTTTGTGACGCAGAACGCAGCGTAATGTCGACCACCCGCAGACGGAGTCACCCATTGAAATTTAAAATTGATGATCTTGGTTTCAGAATAGCACAAAACAGGCCGCATCGCGAACCGTGA
- a CDS encoding SMI1/KNR4 family protein yields MKELLIAISIFSVKIGEANETATKFQIENNWLGFEPIKNEQIQNVEKRLGIILPEDYKEFLKISNGFSAPNNVEPTFHKVEQIDYLRNIEKHTIESYNYLPELENSILIAGKDEEQYFLLIPPKNVNEKWRYWKFANWYPGEHEFSGLSEYFKETKNYLEKEYAEK; encoded by the coding sequence ATGAAAGAACTTTTGATAGCAATTTCAATATTTTCAGTTAAAATTGGAGAAGCAAATGAAACCGCAACTAAATTTCAGATTGAAAATAATTGGCTAGGTTTTGAGCCTATCAAAAATGAACAAATCCAAAATGTTGAAAAAAGACTTGGAATTATTCTTCCCGAAGACTACAAAGAGTTTTTAAAAATTTCTAATGGTTTTAGTGCTCCAAACAATGTTGAACCTACGTTTCATAAAGTTGAACAAATTGATTATTTAAGAAATATTGAAAAGCATACCATTGAATCTTACAACTATTTACCTGAACTTGAAAATAGTATTCTAATTGCAGGAAAAGACGAAGAACAATATTTTCTTTTAATTCCACCTAAAAATGTAAATGAAAAATGGAGATATTGGAAATTTGCAAATTGGTATCCTGGAGAACATGAGTTTTCAGGTTTGTCTGAATATTTCAAAGAAACTAAAAATTATCTTGAAAAAGAATACGCGGAAAAGTAA